The Rhodopseudomonas palustris genome window below encodes:
- the hrcA gene encoding heat-inducible transcriptional repressor HrcA, which yields MAQHDPIGLIAPNAGLAQLNERSREIFRQIVESYLATGEPVGSRNISRLISVPLSPASVRNVMADLEQLGLIYAPHTSAGRLPTELGLRFFVDALMQVGDLTEPERQSIQAQLSSVGRAHTVEAALGEALTRLSGLTRAAAVVLTAKANVRLKHIEFVRLEPERALVILVAEDGQVENRVLTLPPGVPSSALIEAANYLNARIRGRTLAEARLELESLMVQNKAELDQLTQKVIAAGIASWSGGDGEDRQLIVRGHANLLEDLHALDDLERVRLLFDDLETKRGVIDLLGRAESADGVRIFIGSENKLFSLSGSSTIIAPYSDGAGHIVGVLGVIGPTRLNYARVIPMVDYTARIVSRMLGG from the coding sequence TTGGCTCAGCACGACCCGATCGGCCTGATCGCGCCCAATGCCGGCCTTGCCCAGCTCAACGAGCGCTCGCGGGAGATTTTTCGTCAGATCGTCGAAAGCTATCTCGCGACCGGTGAGCCGGTGGGCTCCCGCAACATTTCCCGTCTGATTTCCGTCCCGCTGTCGCCGGCCTCGGTGCGCAACGTGATGGCCGATCTCGAACAGCTCGGCCTGATCTACGCCCCGCACACTTCGGCCGGCCGGCTGCCGACCGAACTCGGCCTGCGGTTCTTCGTCGACGCTCTGATGCAGGTCGGCGACCTGACCGAGCCGGAGCGGCAGTCGATCCAGGCGCAGCTTTCGTCAGTGGGGCGGGCCCACACGGTCGAAGCCGCGCTCGGCGAGGCGTTGACGCGGTTGTCGGGCCTGACGCGCGCCGCCGCGGTGGTGCTGACCGCCAAGGCCAACGTCCGGCTCAAGCACATCGAATTCGTCCGGCTGGAGCCGGAGCGTGCCCTGGTGATCCTGGTGGCCGAAGACGGTCAGGTCGAGAACCGGGTGCTGACGCTGCCGCCGGGTGTGCCTTCGTCTGCGCTGATCGAGGCGGCCAATTATCTCAACGCGCGGATTCGCGGCCGGACGCTGGCCGAAGCCCGGCTCGAGCTCGAATCGCTGATGGTTCAGAACAAGGCCGAGCTCGATCAGCTCACCCAGAAGGTCATCGCGGCGGGCATCGCCAGCTGGTCCGGCGGTGACGGCGAAGACCGGCAGCTGATCGTGCGCGGCCACGCCAATCTGCTCGAAGACCTGCACGCGCTCGATGATCTGGAGCGGGTGCGGCTGCTGTTCGATGACCTCGAGACCAAGCGTGGGGTGATCGATCTGCTCGGCCGCGCCGAAAGCGCCGACGGCGTACGGATATTCATCGGCTCGGAAAACAAGCTGTTCTCGCTGTCGGGCTCGTCCACCATCATCGCGCCCTATAGCGACGGCGCCGGCCACATCGTCGGGGTGCTCGGCGTGATCGGCCCGACACGGCTGAACTATGCGCGGGTGATCCCGATGGTCGATTACACCGCGCGGATCGTCAGCCGGATGCTCGGCGGCTGA
- the rph gene encoding ribonuclease PH — protein MRPSRRAPDELRAVSLERGVVKYAEGSCLVKFGDTHVLVTATLEERLPPWLKGQGRGWVTAEYGMLPRATLERTRREASAGKQNGRTVEIQRLIGRSLRTIVDLEALGERQITVDCDVLQADGGTRTASITGAWVALADCLNWMKARNMIKGQVLRDNVAAISCGIYNGTPVLDLDYAEDSEAETDANFVMTGDGRLVEVQGTAERTPFSQDEFLQLMALAQKGVARLVDLQKMAVG, from the coding sequence ATGCGGCCGAGCCGCCGTGCGCCCGACGAATTGCGCGCCGTGTCGCTGGAACGCGGCGTCGTCAAATATGCCGAGGGCTCCTGCCTGGTGAAGTTCGGCGACACCCATGTGCTGGTGACCGCCACCCTGGAAGAGCGGCTGCCGCCGTGGCTGAAAGGCCAGGGCCGCGGCTGGGTGACGGCGGAATACGGTATGTTGCCGCGCGCCACCCTGGAGCGCACCCGCCGCGAAGCCTCGGCCGGCAAGCAGAATGGCCGCACCGTGGAGATTCAGCGCCTGATCGGCCGCTCGCTACGCACCATTGTCGATCTCGAGGCGCTCGGCGAGCGCCAGATCACGGTCGACTGCGACGTGCTGCAGGCCGACGGCGGCACCCGTACCGCTTCGATTACCGGCGCCTGGGTGGCGCTTGCGGACTGCCTGAACTGGATGAAGGCCCGCAACATGATCAAGGGCCAGGTGCTCCGCGACAACGTCGCGGCGATCTCCTGTGGCATCTACAACGGCACGCCGGTGCTGGACCTCGACTACGCCGAGGATTCCGAGGCCGAGACCGACGCCAACTTCGTGATGACCGGCGACGGCCGGCTGGTCGAAGTGCAGGGCACCGCGGAACGCACCCCGTTCTCGCAGGACGAGTTCCTGCAGCTGATGGCGCTGGCGCAAAAGGGCGTCGCCCGGCTGGTGGACCTGCAGAAAATGGCGGTTGGGTGA